In Acinetobacter sp. WCHAc010034, a genomic segment contains:
- a CDS encoding dihydrodipicolinate synthase family protein has product MKLAGIIAYPVTPFKPDTQEVDFDALAITLNALLEHQCDAIAPLGSAGESAYLSWQEWQQVAQKSIETVNHRVPVILGISELTTAMAVQKAQKAEELGTDIIMLMPVSYWKLNDQEIYDYYQQVAAATKLPIMVYNNPATSGVDMAPELIVKMHREIENICMVKDSTGDIQRMHKFHELTQGELPFYNGCNPLALEAFCAGASGWCTAAPNLLGGLPSQLYQAIQQGDLSHAQTLFYQQLPLLRFIVQGGLPKTVKAGLNELGFCAGEPRKPLQKASAAEIQQLKSLMKSARAASA; this is encoded by the coding sequence ATGAAATTAGCAGGCATTATTGCTTACCCAGTTACGCCATTTAAGCCGGACACTCAGGAGGTGGATTTTGACGCGCTCGCAATCACCCTGAATGCTTTGCTGGAGCATCAGTGTGACGCCATTGCGCCACTCGGCAGTGCGGGAGAAAGCGCTTATTTGTCCTGGCAGGAATGGCAGCAGGTCGCGCAGAAAAGCATTGAAACAGTCAATCACCGTGTGCCGGTCATTCTGGGCATCTCTGAGCTGACCACAGCGATGGCGGTGCAGAAAGCGCAGAAAGCTGAAGAGCTTGGCACAGACATTATTATGCTCATGCCGGTATCCTACTGGAAACTGAATGATCAGGAAATCTATGACTATTATCAGCAGGTCGCTGCCGCCACCAAGCTTCCAATCATGGTCTATAACAACCCGGCAACCAGCGGTGTGGATATGGCGCCGGAGCTGATTGTGAAAATGCATCGGGAAATTGAAAATATCTGCATGGTGAAAGACAGCACCGGCGATATTCAGCGCATGCATAAATTTCATGAATTAACTCAGGGCGAGCTGCCATTTTATAACGGCTGCAACCCGCTGGCGCTTGAGGCATTTTGCGCCGGCGCCAGCGGCTGGTGCACGGCCGCGCCGAATCTGCTGGGCGGACTGCCCAGCCAGTTGTACCAAGCCATCCAGCAAGGCGATTTAAGCCATGCTCAGACGCTGTTTTATCAGCAATTGCCTTTGCTGCGCTTTATTGTGCAGGGCGGCCTGCCGAAAACTGTCAAAGCAGGATTAAATGAGCTGGGCTTCTGTGCCGGCGAGCCTAGAAAGCCATTGCAGAAGGCCAGCGCAGCGGAAATTCAGCAGCTGAAGTCCTTAATGAAATCCGCAAGGGCGGCTTCAGCTTAA
- a CDS encoding aldolase, whose translation METALLDKQQLMQSAQQNMQELFQDSIYTERQKLALSCRILFDHGHDAGLAGQITCRTAQGNAFITQRFGLGFDEITAQNLLEVDEDLKPLNGQGMANPANRFHTWIYKQHPEVNCIIHTHPTHIAALSMLRVPLAISQMDTCALYQDCSFVAEWPGVPVGNEEGIFISEALGKNRAVLLSHHGQLVAGKTIEEACNLAILIERAARLQLLAMAAGQIQPIPHELAKEAHDWVSTDKRNQVNFAYYARKALKNHPDCIEEQSQ comes from the coding sequence ATGGAAACAGCATTGCTTGATAAGCAGCAATTGATGCAAAGCGCGCAGCAGAACATGCAGGAGCTTTTTCAAGATTCAATTTATACCGAGCGGCAGAAGCTGGCGCTCAGCTGCCGCATTTTATTTGATCACGGGCATGATGCCGGGCTGGCGGGGCAAATTACCTGCCGCACCGCGCAAGGCAATGCCTTTATCACCCAGCGTTTCGGCTTGGGCTTTGATGAAATTACCGCGCAGAACCTGCTGGAAGTGGATGAAGACCTTAAGCCCTTAAATGGCCAAGGCATGGCGAATCCGGCCAACCGCTTCCATACCTGGATTTATAAGCAGCACCCGGAAGTCAACTGCATCATCCATACCCATCCCACGCATATCGCAGCCTTGTCCATGCTGCGCGTGCCCTTAGCCATTTCCCAGATGGATACCTGCGCTTTATATCAGGACTGCTCTTTCGTGGCCGAATGGCCGGGCGTTCCCGTAGGCAATGAGGAAGGCATTTTCATTTCAGAGGCGCTGGGGAAAAACCGCGCGGTTTTACTGTCGCATCACGGCCAGCTGGTGGCCGGCAAAACAATTGAAGAGGCCTGCAACTTAGCCATTTTAATTGAGCGCGCCGCCCGCCTGCAGCTGCTGGCGATGGCCGCCGGGCAAATTCAGCCGATTCCGCATGAACTGGCCAAAGAAGCGCATGACTGGGTCTCTACAGACAAGCGCAATCAAGTCAATTTCGCCTATTACGCGCGCAAGGCTTTAAAAAACCATCCGGACTGCATAGAGGAGCAATCACAATGA
- a CDS encoding PLP-dependent aminotransferase family protein, whose product MRQPWKIRLHLADREEKTLFLKLANQVIQEILSGRLTQGARLPGSRTLADELGINRKTVQSVYEDLEAQGWLVSKARQGTFVSEYLPDLNAQPAASVQLQQAAPAASAQVQMKNDGVPDNRLIPYELFSRAYRHALIQVTRHQIMGYGDPQGSSELRQALLHMLSMERFIQASAENICVVRGSQMGIFLAARVLARHQPQRSVIVVEQWAYPPAVETFLSNHYQIIRVRLDRHGLDTEHLTEILSAHAVAAVYTTPHHQYPTTVTMPMERRLKLLELSKAFDFYIIEDDYDHEFHYDSRPVPPLISLPAADKVIHIGSLSKVFAPSLRIGYVVAGLQIVQAMKQDILLIDKQGNAITELAMAELMQQGEIKRHIRKMRKIYQQRRDFALRAFQQVFDCRAAIAAPAGGMALWVKFNFPYQPQHAEALRLLQIDSEYDFGSAPDPAAGSFHIRFGFAALTEAEISRTVQRLHQALLPDDS is encoded by the coding sequence ATGCGCCAGCCTTGGAAAATCCGCCTGCATCTGGCAGACCGGGAAGAGAAAACGCTTTTTTTAAAGCTGGCTAATCAGGTGATTCAGGAGATTCTGTCCGGCAGGCTGACTCAGGGCGCGCGCTTGCCCGGTTCACGGACGCTGGCGGATGAGCTTGGCATTAACCGCAAAACCGTGCAGTCGGTATATGAAGATTTGGAAGCGCAGGGCTGGCTGGTTTCAAAAGCGCGGCAGGGCACTTTTGTTTCCGAATATTTGCCGGACTTGAATGCTCAGCCTGCTGCTTCTGTTCAGCTGCAGCAGGCCGCGCCGGCAGCATCAGCCCAGGTGCAGATGAAAAATGACGGTGTTCCTGACAACCGGCTGATTCCGTATGAACTGTTTTCCCGCGCATACCGGCATGCGCTGATTCAGGTTACGCGCCATCAAATTATGGGCTACGGCGATCCGCAAGGCAGTTCCGAGCTTCGCCAGGCCTTGCTGCATATGCTGTCTATGGAACGCTTTATTCAGGCTTCCGCAGAGAATATCTGTGTGGTCCGCGGCAGCCAGATGGGGATTTTTCTGGCGGCCCGCGTTCTTGCCCGGCACCAGCCGCAGCGCAGTGTCATTGTTGTGGAGCAATGGGCTTACCCGCCGGCAGTGGAAACTTTTCTGTCCAATCATTATCAGATTATCCGGGTGCGCCTAGACCGGCATGGCCTGGATACGGAGCACCTGACTGAAATTTTGTCCGCGCATGCGGTCGCTGCCGTGTATACCACGCCGCATCACCAGTATCCAACCACTGTGACGATGCCGATGGAGCGCCGGCTGAAGCTGCTGGAACTGTCTAAAGCTTTTGATTTTTATATTATTGAAGATGATTATGACCACGAATTCCATTATGACAGCCGGCCGGTTCCGCCGCTGATCAGCCTGCCGGCAGCGGATAAAGTCATTCATATCGGCTCGCTGTCTAAAGTATTTGCGCCCAGTTTAAGGATTGGCTATGTGGTCGCCGGCTTGCAGATTGTTCAGGCGATGAAGCAGGACATTCTGCTGATTGATAAGCAGGGCAATGCTATTACTGAATTGGCGATGGCTGAGCTGATGCAGCAGGGGGAAATTAAGCGCCATATCCGCAAAATGCGCAAGATTTACCAGCAGCGCAGGGATTTTGCGCTCAGGGCCTTTCAGCAGGTTTTTGACTGCCGGGCGGCAATTGCGGCTCCTGCCGGCGGCATGGCCTTATGGGTGAAATTCAACTTTCCTTATCAGCCGCAGCATGCCGAAGCTTTAAGGCTGCTGCAGATTGACTCAGAATATGATTTCGGTTCGGCGCCTGACCCTGCAGCCGGCAGCTTTCATATCCGCTTTGGCTTCGCGGCCCTCACTGAAGCGGAAATCAGCCGGACTGTGCAAAGGCTGCATCAGGCGCTGCTGCCTGATGATTCCTAA
- a CDS encoding GNAT family N-acetyltransferase — protein sequence MENSAIQIAPAAQQDYPQWVEYWLAYQNFYKVALSSAVTQSTWQRFSDDAEPVYCAVAKHGGQVLGFVHYVIHRSTWAEQNFCYLEDLYVSSEARGQQIGKRLIEYVQQQALHQHCARLYWHTQESNRTAQKLYDWIAEKPGVIEYRMPLN from the coding sequence GTGGAAAATTCAGCGATTCAAATTGCCCCGGCAGCGCAGCAGGACTACCCGCAGTGGGTGGAATATTGGCTGGCTTACCAGAACTTTTACAAAGTGGCGCTGTCCAGCGCGGTAACGCAAAGCACATGGCAGCGCTTTTCTGATGATGCAGAGCCGGTTTATTGCGCCGTCGCCAAACATGGCGGACAGGTTTTAGGCTTTGTGCATTACGTCATCCACCGCTCCACGTGGGCCGAACAGAATTTCTGCTATCTGGAAGACTTATATGTTTCATCCGAAGCCCGCGGCCAGCAGATCGGCAAGCGCCTGATCGAATATGTGCAGCAGCAGGCGCTTCATCAGCACTGCGCGCGTTTATACTGGCACACACAGGAAAGCAACCGCACGGCGCAGAAGCTCTATGACTGGATTGCGGAAAAGCCGGGCGTGATTGAATACCGCATGCCTTTAAACTGA
- a CDS encoding benzoate/H(+) symporter BenE family transporter: protein MHSPQHSLRHYSSDLMHPVIAGLVSVIVNYGGTFILIFQAAKAAGLSPELTASWVWSISIGVGITGILLSWLSREPVITAWSTPAAAFLITALAAVPYAEAIGAYLLSALAFVILGLTGYFEKLIRFIPPSIASGLLAGILLQFGIGAFSSISIDPVLAIMLFLIYLLAKRISARYAVVSVLVFGFIFLLLQARIDFSGFALQLASPVFTAPEFSVNALLSVALPLFLITLTGQYMPGLLVLRNDGYQTGLRPILSLTGLGSLIMAPFGSHAFNLAAITAAICTGPESHPDPSKRWIAGIAAGIFYILVGIFGVTLAALFTAFPAAFISTLAGLALLGSIAGSLANAMSDSAAREASLITFLAAAADISLFGIGGAFWGLVFGLISYAILNGKFWKK from the coding sequence ATGCACTCTCCGCAGCATTCTTTGCGCCATTATTCATCAGACCTGATGCATCCGGTCATTGCCGGGCTGGTCTCAGTCATTGTGAATTATGGCGGCACTTTTATTCTGATCTTTCAGGCCGCAAAAGCAGCAGGTCTCAGCCCTGAACTCACCGCATCATGGGTTTGGTCTATTTCCATCGGCGTCGGCATTACTGGAATATTATTAAGCTGGCTCAGCCGGGAACCGGTAATTACCGCATGGTCTACCCCGGCAGCTGCCTTCCTGATCACAGCGCTGGCAGCGGTGCCCTATGCCGAAGCCATTGGCGCCTATCTGCTTTCCGCGCTGGCCTTTGTCATTTTAGGGCTCACGGGATATTTTGAAAAACTGATCCGCTTCATTCCGCCCAGCATCGCTTCAGGCTTGCTGGCGGGAATCCTGCTGCAGTTCGGCATCGGCGCGTTTTCCAGCATCAGCATCGACCCAGTTTTAGCCATAATGCTGTTCCTGATTTACCTGCTGGCGAAGCGGATTTCCGCACGATATGCCGTGGTCAGCGTGCTGGTTTTCGGCTTCATTTTTTTGCTGCTGCAGGCGCGGATTGATTTTTCCGGTTTTGCGCTGCAGCTGGCCAGCCCGGTTTTTACTGCGCCGGAATTTTCAGTCAATGCGCTGCTCAGCGTCGCCCTGCCCTTATTTTTAATCACCTTGACAGGCCAGTATATGCCCGGCCTGCTGGTGCTGCGCAATGACGGCTATCAAACCGGCCTAAGGCCGATTCTTAGCCTGACCGGCTTGGGGTCCTTGATCATGGCGCCATTCGGCTCGCATGCATTTAATCTGGCGGCCATTACCGCGGCCATCTGCACAGGCCCGGAATCGCATCCAGACCCGTCAAAGCGCTGGATTGCAGGGATTGCTGCCGGAATTTTCTATATTCTGGTCGGCATCTTCGGCGTAACGCTGGCGGCCTTATTTACGGCGTTCCCCGCCGCATTCATCAGCACGCTGGCCGGCCTTGCGCTGCTTGGAAGCATTGCCGGAAGCCTTGCAAATGCCATGAGCGACAGCGCAGCCCGTGAAGCATCGCTGATTACCTTCCTGGCAGCCGCAGCCGATATCTCCCTGTTCGGCATTGGCGGCGCTTTCTGGGGGCTGGTTTTCGGCTTAATTTCCTATGCCATTTTAAATGGCAAATTCTGGAAAAAATAA
- a CDS encoding PLP-dependent aminotransferase family protein, translating to MAAPASAYFPHLILPAGQIKDGLYSALRDAVLDGRLSSGTKLPSSRALAEMMSISRNSVLAAVERLLDEGYLVTKPSSGTYVAEIIPDQLIHVQQDLKQPSRSQPQRLNINPHIAGLLQAWRQQNISGQGKKIFHVGVGCVDLFPHQLWGKLLGRAWRQSRSQLGQQHDCRGYLPLRQAICAYVRSTRGLNCNEQQILIVNGTQQAIHLAAYALLQPQDQVCLDEPGYDAALSIFRSFGLQVHPAGSDDEGMKIPELISRYPESRLIYTAPSHQFPLGGTLSLSRRFALLEWAASRQKWIFEDDYNSEFRYGTHPIQALQGLDQQQRVIYSGTFSKMMFPEFRLGFMVVPEALTEAFSFAKYHTDTRSSYLEQAALALFIQEGHYARHVRKVRKACHERQQALIAALQQFLPEVLEVQPTDSGIHLVCWLKGGWTEQGFIEKCVEADLAVQPLSRYCQSAYAKAAVLFGYAAHTPEEITANIEKLAQRIGRG from the coding sequence ATGGCTGCACCGGCATCTGCTTATTTCCCGCATCTGATTTTGCCTGCAGGGCAGATTAAAGACGGCTTATACAGCGCTTTGCGCGATGCGGTGCTGGATGGGCGCCTGAGCTCCGGCACCAAGCTGCCGTCCAGCCGCGCCTTGGCGGAAATGATGTCGATTTCCAGAAATTCGGTACTGGCTGCGGTAGAGCGCCTGCTGGATGAGGGCTATCTGGTCACTAAGCCGAGTTCCGGCACCTATGTGGCTGAAATCATTCCGGATCAATTGATTCATGTTCAGCAGGACTTAAAGCAGCCCTCAAGAAGCCAGCCTCAGCGTCTGAATATCAACCCTCACATCGCCGGCCTGCTGCAGGCTTGGCGGCAGCAGAATATCTCAGGGCAGGGGAAAAAAATATTTCATGTTGGGGTCGGCTGTGTTGATTTATTTCCGCATCAGCTGTGGGGGAAATTATTGGGGCGCGCCTGGCGCCAGTCCCGCAGCCAGTTAGGGCAGCAGCATGACTGCCGCGGCTATCTGCCTTTGCGTCAGGCCATTTGCGCTTATGTGCGTTCCACGCGGGGGCTGAACTGCAATGAACAGCAGATTCTGATTGTGAACGGCACGCAGCAGGCGATCCATTTGGCGGCCTATGCGCTGCTGCAGCCGCAGGATCAGGTCTGTCTGGATGAGCCGGGCTATGACGCGGCCTTAAGCATTTTCCGCAGCTTCGGCCTGCAGGTTCATCCGGCCGGCAGCGATGATGAGGGAATGAAAATCCCGGAGCTGATCAGCCGCTATCCTGAAAGCCGGCTGATTTATACTGCGCCGTCTCACCAGTTTCCTTTAGGCGGCACGCTGAGCCTAAGCCGCAGATTTGCGCTGCTGGAATGGGCGGCAAGCCGGCAAAAGTGGATTTTTGAAGATGACTACAACAGTGAGTTCAGATACGGCACGCATCCCATTCAGGCGCTGCAGGGGCTGGACCAGCAGCAGCGGGTAATTTATTCCGGCACTTTTTCCAAAATGATGTTTCCTGAATTCCGCTTAGGCTTCATGGTTGTGCCGGAAGCTTTAACCGAAGCTTTCAGTTTTGCCAAATATCATACCGACACGCGCAGTTCCTATCTGGAGCAGGCTGCTTTGGCTTTGTTCATTCAGGAAGGCCACTATGCGCGGCATGTGCGCAAAGTCCGCAAAGCCTGCCACGAACGCCAGCAGGCTTTAATTGCGGCGCTTCAGCAGTTTCTGCCGGAGGTATTGGAGGTTCAGCCTACAGACTCCGGCATTCATCTGGTCTGCTGGCTGAAAGGCGGGTGGACGGAGCAGGGTTTTATTGAGAAGTGTGTGGAAGCAGATCTGGCCGTTCAGCCCTTATCGCGCTATTGCCAAAGCGCCTATGCCAAAGCCGCGGTGCTGTTCGGCTACGCTGCCCATACGCCGGAGGAAATCACGGCGAATATTGAAAAGCTGGCGCAGCGCATCGGCAGGGGATAA
- a CDS encoding SphA family protein yields MKKTAQQLALAALFSLAAIPAFATENGADSFALGAEGMMAGALPSPGLYLLSYYQNYHAGSFERGPEGFHLDVNAVIPRLVWMTEQNYLGGQLGFYAAQPLVDLRLAAAGMSDSNAALGDLVLGSMLGWHSGSHHWIGAIEGVLATGQYDAPSAARPVVANTGKNYNTIRPIIAYSYAPANGLDISAKLSYSFNDENDDTHYKSGEYFAGDYSVGYKLSEHVKLAVQGYAFKQATSDRVNGADIGQKGQVLAVGPAIQYQDENWSIEAKYLKESRVENRPEGHTGLLKLVWAF; encoded by the coding sequence ATGAAAAAAACCGCTCAGCAGCTTGCCCTCGCCGCCCTGTTCAGCCTTGCTGCAATTCCAGCTTTTGCCACCGAAAACGGCGCGGATTCATTCGCCTTAGGCGCGGAAGGCATGATGGCCGGCGCGCTGCCGTCTCCAGGCCTGTATTTGCTCAGCTATTATCAAAATTACCATGCCGGCAGTTTTGAGCGCGGGCCGGAAGGCTTCCACCTTGATGTCAATGCCGTCATCCCGCGCTTAGTCTGGATGACTGAACAGAACTATCTTGGCGGCCAGCTGGGCTTTTATGCGGCCCAGCCTCTGGTCGATTTAAGATTGGCTGCGGCCGGCATGTCTGACAGCAATGCGGCCTTGGGCGATTTAGTTCTAGGCTCCATGCTGGGCTGGCACAGCGGCAGCCATCACTGGATTGGAGCCATTGAAGGTGTTTTAGCCACCGGACAGTATGATGCGCCGTCAGCCGCGCGGCCTGTGGTGGCCAATACCGGCAAGAACTACAACACCATCCGGCCGATTATCGCCTACAGCTATGCTCCGGCAAACGGCCTGGATATTTCCGCCAAGCTGTCTTACAGCTTTAACGATGAAAATGACGATACGCATTACAAATCCGGCGAATATTTTGCCGGCGACTACAGCGTCGGCTATAAGCTCAGCGAGCATGTCAAGCTGGCGGTGCAAGGCTATGCGTTCAAGCAGGCCACGTCCGACCGGGTCAACGGCGCCGATATTGGCCAGAAAGGCCAAGTGCTTGCTGTAGGCCCCGCCATCCAGTATCAGGATGAAAACTGGTCAATTGAAGCCAAATACTTAAAAGAAAGCCGTGTGGAAAACCGCCCCGAAGGGCATACCGGCCTGCTGAAACTGGTCTGGGCTTTTTAG
- the catA gene encoding catechol 1,2-dioxygenase, with amino-acid sequence MNRQEIDRLVKQMNVDTASGAVDQRVQQIVVRLLGDLFQAIEDLDISQSEVWKGLEYLSDAGQANELGLLAAGLGLEHYLDLRADEADAKAGIAGGTPRTIEGPLYVAGAPESVGFARMDDGTESGHIDTLIIEGAVTDGAGNIIPNAKVEIWHANGLGNYSFFDKSQSDFNLRRTILTGADGKYTALTTMPVGYGCPPEGTTQALLNKLGRHGNRPSHVHYFISAPGFRKLTTQLNIEGDKYLWDDFAFATRDGLIAAAADVADEAEIARRGLDKPFKHITFNFELVKDADQAPAAEVERHRASA; translated from the coding sequence ATGAACCGTCAAGAAATCGACAGATTAGTCAAGCAAATGAATGTGGACACCGCCTCTGGCGCAGTGGATCAGCGCGTGCAGCAGATTGTGGTGCGCCTTTTGGGCGACTTGTTCCAGGCCATTGAAGACTTGGATATTTCTCAAAGCGAAGTCTGGAAAGGCTTAGAATACCTGAGCGATGCCGGCCAGGCCAATGAGCTTGGGCTGCTGGCTGCCGGCTTAGGCCTGGAGCATTATCTGGACCTGCGCGCCGATGAAGCGGACGCCAAAGCCGGAATTGCAGGCGGCACGCCGCGCACGATTGAAGGCCCGCTGTATGTTGCCGGCGCGCCGGAATCTGTCGGCTTTGCCCGCATGGATGACGGCACAGAATCCGGCCATATTGATACGCTGATTATTGAAGGCGCCGTCACCGATGGCGCGGGCAATATTATTCCGAATGCCAAAGTGGAAATTTGGCATGCCAATGGCCTCGGCAATTATTCTTTCTTTGACAAGTCCCAGTCCGATTTCAACTTGCGCCGCACGATTTTAACCGGCGCCGATGGCAAATACACCGCTTTAACCACCATGCCGGTCGGCTACGGCTGCCCGCCTGAAGGCACAACGCAGGCTTTGCTGAATAAGCTGGGCCGCCACGGCAACCGCCCGTCCCATGTGCATTATTTCATTTCTGCGCCGGGCTTCCGCAAGCTGACCACGCAACTCAACATTGAAGGCGACAAATACCTGTGGGATGACTTCGCTTTCGCCACGCGCGACGGATTGATCGCCGCCGCCGCAGATGTTGCGGATGAAGCTGAAATTGCGCGCCGCGGTTTGGACAAGCCTTTTAAGCACATCACCTTCAACTTTGAACTGGTCAAAGACGCGGATCAGGCGCCAGCAGCCGAAGTCGAGCGCCACCGCGCCAGCGCTTAA
- a CDS encoding NADH:ubiquinone reductase (Na(+)-transporting) subunit F, protein MSYQVTIEPLGTAIDVEEGQTILDAALRQGVWLPFACGHGTCGTCKVKVIDGFYDLGEASPFALMDIEREENKVLACCCRPESDMVIEADVDEDEDFLGYLVQDYQAKVLEIRDLSPTIKGLRLQIDRPMDFQAGQYVNIQFPNIEGTRAFSIANPPSESGVIELHIRQVQGGAATAYVHEALQAGDELQISGPYGQFFVRKSDAKDVIFIAGGSGLSSPQSMILDLLEQGETRTIYLFQGARDVAELYNRSLFEQLVKDYPNFRYIPALNAPKAEDGWTGFTGFVHEAVADYFENKCSGHKAYLCGPPPMIDAAISTLMQSRLFEKDIHTERFLSAADGAAGQSRSALFRHI, encoded by the coding sequence ATGAGCTACCAAGTTACCATTGAGCCTCTCGGCACAGCCATTGATGTTGAGGAAGGCCAAACCATCCTAGACGCGGCATTGCGCCAAGGGGTATGGCTGCCCTTCGCCTGCGGCCACGGCACCTGCGGCACCTGCAAAGTCAAAGTCATCGACGGTTTTTATGACCTCGGCGAAGCATCCCCCTTTGCGCTGATGGATATCGAGCGCGAAGAAAATAAAGTGCTGGCCTGCTGCTGCAGGCCTGAATCTGACATGGTGATTGAAGCCGATGTCGATGAAGATGAGGATTTCCTCGGCTATCTGGTGCAGGACTATCAGGCCAAAGTGCTGGAAATCCGCGACCTTTCACCAACCATTAAAGGCCTGCGCCTGCAGATTGACCGGCCGATGGACTTTCAGGCCGGGCAGTACGTCAATATTCAATTTCCCAATATTGAAGGCACGCGCGCTTTTTCGATTGCCAATCCGCCAAGCGAATCCGGCGTGATTGAGCTGCATATCCGCCAGGTGCAGGGTGGCGCTGCCACCGCCTATGTGCATGAAGCGCTGCAGGCCGGCGATGAGCTGCAGATTTCAGGGCCTTATGGGCAGTTCTTTGTGCGCAAGTCAGATGCAAAAGACGTCATTTTCATTGCCGGCGGTTCAGGCCTGTCCAGCCCGCAGTCAATGATTTTAGACCTGCTGGAACAGGGCGAAACCCGCACCATTTACCTGTTTCAGGGCGCGCGCGATGTAGCCGAGCTGTACAACCGCAGCCTATTTGAGCAGCTGGTTAAAGACTACCCGAACTTCCGCTACATTCCTGCGCTGAATGCGCCGAAAGCCGAAGACGGCTGGACGGGCTTCACCGGCTTTGTGCATGAAGCGGTTGCGGATTATTTTGAAAACAAGTGCAGCGGGCATAAAGCCTACCTGTGCGGCCCGCCGCCGATGATTGACGCCGCCATTTCCACCCTGATGCAAAGCCGGCTGTTTGAAAAAGACATTCATACCGAGCGCTTTTTAAGCGCGGCCGACGGCGCTGCCGGACAGTCCCGCTCAGCGCTGTTCCGGCACATTTAA
- a CDS encoding phenol hydroxylase subunit P4, with protein sequence MPVQAIQDNYQFEPRDLQQHYGGSMLLFIGWDQHTLFCSAHAFLVSPQQTLQDLIEQQIQAGFHQHPDFAQIDWSKAQFSLNRQPLNADFSKTLSDLGFDHKSLLRFVTPGLTGWQGSHV encoded by the coding sequence ATGCCCGTACAAGCAATTCAGGACAACTATCAATTTGAGCCGCGCGACCTGCAGCAGCATTACGGCGGCAGCATGCTGCTGTTTATCGGCTGGGATCAGCACACCCTCTTCTGTTCAGCGCATGCATTTCTGGTTTCGCCGCAGCAGACGCTGCAGGACTTGATTGAGCAGCAGATTCAGGCCGGCTTTCATCAGCATCCGGATTTTGCACAGATTGACTGGTCCAAGGCGCAGTTCAGCTTAAACCGCCAGCCCTTGAATGCAGATTTTTCTAAAACGTTAAGCGATTTAGGCTTTGATCATAAATCGCTGCTGCGCTTTGTCACCCCGGGTTTAACCGGCTGGCAAGGCAGCCATGTCTAA